A section of the Kribbella sp. HUAS MG21 genome encodes:
- a CDS encoding CoA transferase, which translates to MRPAALDGVKVLEAATLFAGPLAATFLGDFGADVTKIEHPSRPDAARTHGASKDGVGLWFKTLGRNKRLATLDLSRGRDVFLELVKSHDVLVENFRPGTLERWGLGPDVLLEANPRLVIARVTAFGQVGPWSRRPGFGSLAEAMSGFAAVTGEPDGPPTLPPFGLADGITALATAYAVLVALRERDRSGQGQVIDMAIIEPILMMLGGGITAYQQTGYVQPRLGNRSSNNAPRNVYQTLDGRWVAVSTSSQSIAERVVTLVGRADLVAQPWFATGRERAEHADELDEAVGSWIAARPLELVMEEFEKAEAAVGPVHDIRGIMSDPQYGALGTIVSVDDDELGGPVQMQNVLFRLSESPGQIKWAGRPHGADTDEVLAEIGVTPDQLAALRAAGVV; encoded by the coding sequence ATGAGACCTGCCGCCCTCGACGGTGTGAAGGTGCTGGAGGCGGCGACGCTGTTCGCGGGACCGCTGGCGGCGACCTTCCTCGGTGACTTCGGCGCCGACGTCACGAAGATCGAGCACCCGTCCCGGCCGGACGCCGCGCGCACGCACGGCGCCTCCAAGGACGGGGTTGGGCTGTGGTTCAAGACCCTCGGCCGGAACAAGCGGCTCGCGACGCTGGACCTGTCGCGCGGCAGGGACGTGTTCCTCGAGCTGGTCAAGTCTCATGACGTCCTGGTCGAGAACTTCCGGCCGGGCACCCTGGAGCGCTGGGGCCTCGGGCCTGACGTCCTGCTCGAGGCTAATCCCCGGCTCGTGATCGCGCGGGTGACCGCGTTCGGGCAGGTCGGACCCTGGTCGCGGCGGCCCGGATTCGGGTCGCTGGCCGAGGCGATGAGCGGGTTCGCGGCGGTCACCGGTGAGCCGGACGGCCCGCCGACGCTGCCGCCGTTCGGCCTCGCGGACGGCATCACCGCGCTCGCGACGGCGTACGCCGTCCTGGTGGCGCTGCGCGAGCGGGACCGGTCCGGCCAGGGGCAGGTGATCGACATGGCGATCATCGAGCCGATCCTGATGATGCTCGGCGGCGGCATCACGGCGTACCAGCAGACCGGGTACGTGCAGCCGCGGCTCGGGAACCGCTCGTCGAACAACGCGCCGCGCAACGTCTACCAGACGCTGGACGGCCGCTGGGTGGCCGTGTCGACGAGTTCGCAGAGCATCGCCGAGCGGGTCGTGACGCTGGTCGGCCGGGCCGATCTGGTCGCGCAGCCGTGGTTCGCGACCGGACGCGAGCGGGCGGAGCACGCCGACGAGCTGGACGAGGCGGTCGGGTCGTGGATCGCGGCACGCCCGCTGGAGCTCGTGATGGAGGAGTTCGAGAAGGCCGAGGCGGCGGTCGGGCCGGTGCACGACATCCGCGGGATCATGAGCGATCCGCAGTACGGCGCGCTCGGGACGATCGTCAGCGTGGACGACGACGAGCTCGGCGGGCCGGTGCAGATGCAGAACGTGCTGTTCCGGCTGTCGGAGTCGCCGGGGCAGATCAAGTGGGCCGGCCGGCCGCACGGCGCCGACACCGACGAGGTGCTCGCCGAGATCGGTGTCACGCCGGACCAGCTCGCGGCGCTGCGGGCGGCGGGAGTGGTCTGA
- a CDS encoding ribokinase, giving the protein MEPDVVVVGSANVDLVLPVQRIPRPGETVLAGAMTRGPGGKGANQAVASARAGARTAMVVALGDDDGGALLRDALEGVDLSLATTGEAPTGTAIITVEESGENSIVVAPGANGELTLTPAALDAIGKAKIVLSQLEIPFETVRAAAAAAAYFVLNAAPAAELSDELLSEVDLLVVNETEAEAIAGPDRSALLKKVPAAVVTLGGAGAVVLTRDQGGSGEIAVPGVPVEVVDTTAAGDTFCGVLAATLVAAAANDSITASDLTNAVRRANVAASLSVQAAGAIPSVPHGDAIDARYAEVYL; this is encoded by the coding sequence GTGGAGCCTGATGTGGTGGTCGTGGGGAGTGCGAACGTGGACCTGGTGCTGCCGGTCCAGCGCATCCCGCGGCCGGGTGAGACGGTGCTGGCGGGTGCGATGACGCGCGGTCCCGGCGGCAAGGGCGCGAACCAGGCGGTGGCCTCGGCGCGCGCCGGTGCCCGCACGGCGATGGTGGTCGCGCTCGGCGACGACGACGGTGGTGCGCTGCTGCGCGACGCCCTGGAGGGTGTGGACCTGTCGCTGGCGACGACAGGCGAGGCCCCGACCGGTACGGCGATCATCACGGTCGAGGAGAGCGGCGAGAACTCGATCGTCGTTGCCCCCGGCGCCAACGGTGAGCTGACACTGACCCCGGCGGCTCTGGACGCGATCGGGAAGGCGAAAATCGTCCTTTCCCAATTGGAGATCCCGTTCGAAACGGTGCGGGCGGCGGCCGCCGCGGCGGCGTACTTCGTGCTGAACGCGGCCCCGGCGGCCGAGCTGTCCGACGAGCTGCTCTCCGAGGTCGACCTGCTGGTGGTGAACGAGACCGAGGCCGAGGCGATCGCCGGGCCGGACCGGTCCGCGCTGCTGAAGAAGGTGCCGGCCGCGGTGGTCACGCTCGGCGGTGCCGGCGCGGTCGTTCTGACCCGGGACCAGGGCGGCTCTGGGGAGATCGCCGTCCCCGGCGTACCCGTCGAGGTGGTCGACACGACCGCCGCGGGGGACACTTTCTGTGGGGTGCTGGCGGCGACGTTGGTTGCCGCCGCAGCTAACGACTCGATCACGGCAAGCGACCTGACGAACGCGGTCCGACGCGCTAACGTTGCTGCTTCATTGAGTGTTCAGGCCGCGGGGGCGATTCCCTCGGTGCCGCACGGGGATGCAATCGACGCGCGTTATGCGGAGGTATACCTGTGA
- a CDS encoding SUMF1/EgtB/PvdO family nonheme iron enzyme, translating to MNPLEPRPIDLPAEVDLGPGADLSFLDDAKILGAPEDPADLPRWRAKLAEWRFGAFERTRYDGSHYDEPGRAWTQTAYSVALVWLWDDLLYDVGTGKFTPEKFVEHGVAEFGGHDAIVLWHAYPVIGIDDRNQFDFYRDVPGLRELIDDLHRLGLKVFFDYNPWDVGTRRAARSDADEFAALVTDYAVDGVFLDTLKEGDPTFTTAIRKANPAIALEGESRLPMARIGDHALSWAQWFADTRAPGVLRAHLFERRHMMHHTRRWNRDHSDELQSAWVNGVGMLVWESVFSAWVGWNARDRATLRRMVAAQRAFAPVLIDGDWIQLTPEIPEKARDHGVYGSRFDLADITFWTLINRDEEDFEGIVLRSEDQVGDWYDVTSGVPITADDEGVHLVVPGRGVAGIVRVGATAGASCRATARRLGTMPRAHVDESAFPMRPAERVVPPPVTGPADLGPAVDVPAGERTLTVRHRRRETGLYDTAPYVEEWKPLPPRLHDIQTVTREVSLPGVAVAVAEVTNAEYAEFLRATGYRPLIANRFLAHWVDGAPAPGTEDQPVTYVDLPDARAYAAWRGGRLPSEDEWQVAAGLEGFTRREPLVWNLTESEHRDGRSRFCILKGGSHYLAEGSDWYADGGPQEPDVSFKLVLTGGGLDRSPSIGFRCAG from the coding sequence GTGAACCCGCTCGAACCCCGGCCGATCGACCTCCCGGCGGAGGTCGATCTCGGACCCGGGGCCGACCTGTCCTTCCTGGACGACGCCAAGATCCTCGGCGCCCCGGAGGACCCGGCCGACCTGCCGCGCTGGCGGGCCAAGCTGGCCGAGTGGCGGTTCGGCGCCTTCGAACGGACCCGGTACGACGGTTCGCACTACGACGAGCCGGGCCGCGCCTGGACGCAGACGGCGTACTCGGTGGCGCTGGTCTGGCTCTGGGACGACCTGCTGTACGACGTCGGGACCGGGAAGTTCACGCCGGAGAAGTTCGTCGAGCACGGCGTCGCCGAGTTCGGCGGGCACGACGCGATCGTGCTCTGGCACGCGTACCCGGTGATCGGGATCGACGACCGGAACCAGTTCGACTTCTACCGCGACGTACCGGGCCTGCGGGAGCTGATCGACGACCTGCACCGGCTCGGGCTGAAGGTGTTCTTCGACTACAACCCGTGGGACGTCGGCACCCGGCGGGCAGCCCGCTCGGACGCCGACGAGTTCGCCGCGCTGGTCACCGACTACGCCGTCGACGGCGTCTTCCTGGACACGCTGAAGGAGGGCGACCCGACCTTCACCACCGCGATCCGCAAGGCGAACCCGGCGATCGCGCTGGAGGGCGAGTCGCGGTTGCCGATGGCAAGGATCGGCGACCACGCGCTGTCCTGGGCGCAGTGGTTCGCGGACACCCGCGCGCCCGGCGTGCTGCGCGCGCACCTGTTCGAGCGCCGGCACATGATGCACCACACCCGCCGCTGGAACCGGGACCACAGCGACGAGCTGCAGTCCGCCTGGGTGAACGGCGTCGGCATGCTGGTCTGGGAGTCGGTGTTCTCGGCGTGGGTCGGCTGGAACGCCCGCGACCGCGCGACGCTGCGCCGGATGGTCGCCGCGCAGCGGGCGTTCGCGCCGGTGCTGATCGACGGCGACTGGATCCAGCTGACGCCGGAGATCCCGGAGAAGGCCCGCGACCACGGCGTCTACGGGTCCCGGTTCGACCTGGCCGACATCACGTTCTGGACGCTGATCAACCGCGACGAGGAGGACTTCGAGGGCATCGTGCTGCGCTCGGAGGACCAGGTCGGCGACTGGTACGACGTGACGTCCGGCGTCCCGATCACCGCCGACGACGAGGGCGTGCACCTGGTCGTCCCGGGCCGTGGCGTGGCCGGCATCGTCCGCGTCGGCGCGACCGCCGGCGCCTCCTGCCGGGCGACCGCGCGCCGGCTGGGAACGATGCCGCGGGCCCATGTCGACGAGTCCGCGTTCCCGATGCGCCCGGCGGAGCGGGTCGTGCCGCCGCCGGTGACCGGTCCCGCGGACCTCGGCCCGGCGGTCGACGTCCCGGCGGGGGAGCGGACGCTGACCGTCCGGCACCGGCGGCGCGAGACCGGGCTGTACGACACCGCGCCGTACGTCGAGGAGTGGAAGCCGCTGCCGCCCCGCCTGCACGACATCCAGACCGTCACGCGCGAGGTCTCGTTGCCGGGCGTCGCGGTCGCCGTCGCCGAGGTGACCAACGCGGAGTACGCCGAATTCCTGCGGGCGACGGGCTACCGGCCGCTGATCGCGAACCGGTTCCTGGCGCACTGGGTCGACGGCGCCCCGGCGCCCGGCACCGAGGACCAGCCGGTGACGTACGTCGACCTGCCGGACGCGCGCGCGTACGCCGCCTGGCGTGGCGGCCGGCTGCCCAGCGAGGACGAGTGGCAGGTCGCGGCCGGTCTCGAAGGCTTCACGCGCCGCGAGCCCCTGGTGTGGAACCTGACCGAGAGCGAGCACCGCGACGGCCGCAGCCGGTTCTGCATCCTCAAGGGCGGCTCGCACTACCTGGCCGAAGGTTCCGACTGGTACGCCGACGGCGGGCCGCAGGAGCCGGACGTCAGCTTCAAGCTGGTCCTCACCGGCGGCGGTCTCGACCGCTCGCCGAGCATCGGTTTCAGGTGTGCGGGATGA
- a CDS encoding ADP-ribosylglycohydrolase family protein — protein sequence MRLTWVQPEDLLPHQLVQARSEGVDVTDVQARWLAAGGTTDAPVSGASDEPATPALRALARELLDVLDARTGEWREPEIPELPVLGEPVDLETRTLNAWLGRMAGNLLGKPVEKIPREGIREILTSSGQWPLTQYITAARVPDAVQERWPWNRRSKVNSLREVIDGMPEDDDINFAILALVMMERFGRELSTEDVAQSWLGDLPAGRVFTAERVAYRNLLEGVEPGRAAVVGNPFREWIGAQIRTDAYGWAHPGDRTAAARLALVDARLSHTGAGVDGALWVAAMSAAALVLDDPVAAAVAGLDVINDQGAIARAVRFGLTLADARLDDALDALHAEYGDLHWVHAVNNTALTAYALTAPDFTTAIGRAVMGGWDTDSAGATVGAVFGATRGVPAEWSAPLDNRVTTSLPGMNQIAIDELARRTVEVARGGA from the coding sequence ATGAGATTGACCTGGGTGCAGCCGGAGGACCTTCTGCCGCACCAGCTGGTCCAGGCGCGGTCGGAGGGGGTCGACGTCACCGACGTACAGGCCCGCTGGCTGGCCGCCGGCGGTACGACGGACGCGCCGGTGTCCGGTGCCTCCGACGAGCCGGCGACCCCCGCGCTGCGGGCGCTCGCCCGCGAGCTGCTCGACGTGCTCGACGCCAGGACAGGGGAGTGGCGTGAGCCGGAGATCCCGGAGCTGCCCGTACTGGGCGAACCGGTGGACCTCGAGACCCGGACGCTGAACGCGTGGCTCGGCCGGATGGCCGGCAACCTGCTCGGCAAGCCGGTCGAGAAGATCCCGCGCGAGGGCATCCGGGAGATCCTGACCAGCTCGGGGCAGTGGCCGCTGACGCAGTACATCACCGCCGCCCGCGTGCCGGACGCGGTCCAGGAGCGCTGGCCGTGGAACCGGCGCTCCAAGGTGAACAGCCTGCGCGAGGTCATCGACGGCATGCCCGAGGACGACGACATCAACTTCGCGATCCTCGCGCTGGTGATGATGGAGCGGTTCGGCCGCGAGCTGTCCACCGAGGACGTCGCGCAGAGCTGGCTTGGCGACCTGCCGGCCGGCCGCGTGTTCACCGCCGAGCGTGTTGCCTACCGCAACCTTCTCGAGGGAGTCGAGCCGGGCCGTGCGGCCGTCGTCGGCAACCCGTTCCGGGAGTGGATCGGCGCCCAGATCCGGACCGACGCGTACGGCTGGGCGCACCCCGGCGACCGGACGGCGGCCGCCCGGCTCGCGCTGGTCGACGCCCGGCTCAGCCACACCGGCGCGGGTGTCGACGGCGCCCTGTGGGTCGCCGCGATGTCGGCGGCGGCCCTGGTGCTCGACGATCCGGTGGCGGCGGCGGTCGCCGGCCTGGACGTGATCAATGATCAGGGCGCGATCGCCCGCGCGGTCCGGTTCGGGCTGACGCTCGCGGACGCCCGGCTGGACGACGCGCTGGACGCCTTGCACGCGGAGTACGGCGACCTGCACTGGGTGCACGCGGTGAACAACACGGCCCTCACGGCGTACGCGCTGACCGCCCCGGATTTCACCACCGCGATCGGTCGGGCGGTGATGGGCGGCTGGGACACGGATTCGGCCGGCGCCACCGTCGGCGCGGTTTTTGGTGCCACGCGCGGGGTTCCGGCAGAGTGGTCGGCACCACTGGACAACCGGGTGACCACAAGCCTCCCGGGGATGAACCAGATCGCGATCGACGAGCTGGCGCGGCGGACTGTGGAGGTGGCCCGGGGTGGAGCCTGA
- a CDS encoding CoA ester lyase: MLTALYVPANRPDRFAKAVAARPDLVVFDLEDAVPVADKADARGWAVAWVAANAHGPVEIRVNALTSPWIEDDLAAIANMPAVRLRVPKVESAADVHAVLDKVPSARITALIESPLGVERAFEIATADPRVAAIALGEADLSSALGVDGPEGLTWARGRLVSASRAAGLGAPMMSVYANVHDLDGLRKTSREGRALGFVGRTAIHPRQLATIVEAFTPTPAQVTAAEELLAAVEQADVADGGVIVLPDGRMVDPAMIGRAREITTLLREIRARVR; encoded by the coding sequence GTGCTGACCGCACTGTACGTTCCGGCCAACCGGCCGGACCGGTTCGCGAAGGCGGTCGCGGCGCGCCCCGACCTGGTCGTGTTCGACCTCGAGGACGCGGTCCCGGTCGCGGACAAGGCGGACGCCCGCGGCTGGGCGGTGGCCTGGGTGGCGGCGAATGCGCACGGCCCGGTCGAGATCCGCGTGAACGCCTTGACCTCGCCGTGGATCGAGGACGATCTCGCCGCAATCGCCAACATGCCGGCGGTGCGGCTACGGGTGCCGAAGGTGGAGAGCGCGGCCGACGTGCACGCGGTGCTCGACAAGGTGCCGTCGGCAAGGATCACCGCGCTGATCGAGTCCCCGCTCGGGGTCGAGCGGGCGTTCGAGATCGCCACCGCGGACCCGCGGGTGGCCGCGATCGCCCTCGGCGAAGCGGACCTGTCGAGCGCGCTCGGGGTCGACGGGCCTGAGGGGCTGACCTGGGCGCGGGGTCGGCTGGTGTCGGCGTCCCGGGCCGCGGGCCTGGGCGCACCGATGATGTCCGTCTACGCGAACGTGCACGACCTGGACGGCCTGCGGAAGACATCGCGGGAAGGCCGGGCGCTCGGATTCGTCGGGCGTACGGCGATCCATCCCCGGCAGTTGGCGACCATCGTCGAGGCGTTCACACCGACACCCGCCCAGGTCACCGCCGCGGAGGAGTTGCTGGCAGCCGTCGAACAGGCGGACGTCGCGGACGGCGGCGTGATCGTGCTGCCCGACGGCCGGATGGTCGACCCGGCGATGATCGGCCGTGCGCGCGAGATCACCACCCTCCTCCGGGAGATCCGGGCCCGGGTTCGTTAG
- a CDS encoding discoidin domain-containing protein, whose protein sequence is MLRRLVLLALPAALVATPLAVAAGNDRVEISATPQPVEVVPLPCFPSGKLTLGMTNTGRKPTVADMRVSAGPALTLSRRQFSSYLPVDQLVKAPLEITVPRGTAPATHTVDLTVGKEELKVPVVVKPVPVRDNVLLGEQAVASSTHGNMRLCGGVDGNADSEQWGASGWHDATKGVFPDTYGVDFAQPTTVGRVVLQTLDSTRYPAAAMGLRDFDVQVRTDSWTTVREVRANTTGRLTVTFEPRAVTALRLVIHDSNDHGYSRIVELEAYSN, encoded by the coding sequence ATGCTCCGACGCCTTGTTCTGCTCGCCCTCCCGGCGGCGCTCGTCGCCACCCCGCTCGCCGTTGCTGCTGGCAACGACCGTGTCGAGATCAGCGCGACGCCGCAGCCGGTCGAGGTCGTCCCGCTGCCGTGCTTCCCGTCCGGCAAGCTGACGCTCGGCATGACCAACACCGGCCGCAAGCCGACCGTCGCGGACATGCGCGTGTCGGCCGGCCCCGCGCTGACGCTGTCCCGCCGGCAGTTCTCCAGCTACCTGCCCGTCGACCAACTCGTGAAGGCTCCGCTCGAGATCACGGTCCCGCGCGGCACCGCGCCCGCCACCCACACCGTGGATCTGACCGTCGGCAAGGAGGAGTTGAAGGTGCCGGTCGTCGTCAAGCCCGTCCCGGTGCGGGACAACGTCCTGCTCGGTGAGCAGGCGGTCGCGTCCTCCACGCACGGCAACATGCGGCTGTGCGGCGGCGTCGACGGCAACGCCGACTCCGAGCAGTGGGGCGCCAGCGGCTGGCATGACGCCACCAAGGGCGTCTTCCCCGACACGTACGGCGTCGACTTCGCTCAGCCGACCACCGTCGGCCGGGTCGTCCTGCAGACCCTCGACTCGACCCGCTACCCCGCCGCCGCCATGGGCCTGCGCGACTTCGACGTCCAGGTCCGCACCGACTCCTGGACCACCGTGCGAGAGGTCCGCGCCAACACCACGGGCCGCCTGACCGTCACCTTCGAGCCCCGAGCGGTTACTGCCCTCCGTCTGGTGATCCACGACTCCAACGACCACGGGTACTCGCGGATCGTGGAGCTGGAGGCTTACAGCAACTGA
- a CDS encoding alkaline phosphatase D family protein, producing the protein MVTRRSFLTGTAAALALAGNLPDLVAAVGIPDRTDKRPLFTLGVASGDPLPDAVVIWTRLAPGPLEPFGGMDGRTVNVDWEVAEDAAFRRVVRRGTAHARPEYAHTVHVDVRGLRPWRHYFYRFRASGQLSPVGRTRTAPAPSDEPAVTMAVASCQAFYDGYYTAYQDVVRRDHDVVLFLGDYIYEVGVGPTAGIRDQAVPADFAGEIFTLDEYRARYALHKSDPDLQAAHAAAPWVVTLDDHEVEGNWAGYVSEDGLSYDDFLVRRANGFRAYWEHMPLRLDQPPEGPSIRLHRHLRYGRTADLSILDTRQFRDDQTSTGGWLPPDEVSTDPARTITGDAQERWLLDTLGTSTSRWNVVAQQVAMAQLDRKTGPELELPMDTWNGYAAARDRVLSGVRDRDVRNFVVLTGDLHRSVASDLRVNFADPATPAVGSEFVTTSISSGKDGVDVDATGRALLAENPHVKFQNVQRGYLSCRLDRAQWTSEFRIVDRVTTPGGTASTRATLVVEDGRPGTHLA; encoded by the coding sequence ATGGTCACCCGCCGCAGCTTTCTGACCGGAACCGCCGCCGCGCTCGCGCTTGCCGGAAACCTCCCTGATCTCGTCGCTGCGGTAGGAATACCCGACCGCACCGACAAAAGACCGCTGTTCACGCTCGGCGTCGCGTCGGGCGACCCGCTGCCGGACGCCGTGGTGATCTGGACGCGGCTCGCACCCGGTCCGCTCGAACCGTTCGGCGGCATGGACGGCCGCACGGTGAACGTCGACTGGGAGGTCGCCGAGGACGCGGCGTTCCGCAGGGTGGTACGACGCGGTACGGCGCACGCGCGCCCCGAGTACGCGCACACCGTGCATGTCGACGTCCGCGGGCTGCGGCCGTGGCGGCACTACTTCTACCGCTTCCGCGCCTCGGGTCAGCTCAGTCCGGTCGGCCGGACGCGTACTGCGCCGGCACCGTCCGACGAGCCGGCCGTGACGATGGCGGTCGCGTCCTGCCAGGCCTTCTACGACGGCTACTACACGGCGTACCAGGACGTCGTCCGCCGGGACCACGACGTCGTACTGTTCCTCGGCGACTACATCTACGAGGTCGGCGTCGGCCCCACCGCGGGCATCCGCGACCAGGCGGTCCCGGCCGACTTCGCGGGCGAGATCTTCACCCTCGACGAGTACCGCGCGCGGTACGCGCTGCACAAGTCCGACCCCGACCTGCAGGCCGCGCACGCGGCGGCGCCGTGGGTCGTCACGCTCGACGACCACGAGGTCGAGGGCAACTGGGCCGGGTACGTGTCGGAGGACGGACTCTCGTACGACGACTTCCTGGTCCGCCGGGCCAACGGTTTCCGCGCGTACTGGGAACACATGCCGCTGCGCCTCGACCAGCCCCCCGAAGGCCCGTCGATCCGCCTGCACCGCCACCTCCGCTACGGCCGGACCGCCGACCTGAGCATCCTCGACACCCGCCAGTTCCGCGACGACCAGACCAGCACCGGCGGCTGGCTGCCGCCGGACGAGGTGTCGACCGACCCGGCCCGCACCATCACCGGCGACGCGCAGGAACGCTGGCTGCTGGACACCCTCGGTACGTCGACCAGCCGCTGGAACGTCGTCGCGCAACAGGTCGCGATGGCCCAGCTCGACCGCAAGACCGGGCCGGAGCTCGAGCTCCCGATGGACACCTGGAACGGGTACGCCGCCGCGCGCGACCGCGTGCTGTCCGGTGTGCGCGACCGGGACGTGCGCAACTTCGTCGTACTGACCGGGGACCTGCACCGCAGCGTGGCGTCCGACCTGCGGGTGAACTTCGCGGACCCGGCCACGCCGGCGGTCGGCAGCGAGTTCGTCACCACGTCGATCTCGTCCGGCAAGGACGGAGTCGACGTGGACGCGACCGGTCGCGCGCTGCTCGCCGAGAACCCGCACGTCAAGTTCCAGAACGTCCAGCGCGGCTACCTCAGCTGCCGGCTCGACCGCGCCCAATGGACCTCGGAGTTTCGCATCGTCGACCGCGTCACGACGCCCGGCGGTACGGCGTCCACCCGCGCCACCCTGGTCGTCGAGGACGGCCGTCCCGGAACCCACCTCGCCTGA
- a CDS encoding ADP-ribosylglycohydrolase family protein, whose translation MPEATRTGLEDKAVGVLVGSAVGDAIGGAVEGWTPEAIRERHGGRVTGIVGPWFGDDWRTARPIAPYHKGDGHITDDTLMTHALVEVYDERRTHLDAYAVAESLVPKMIDGTRWVPELEADALLLQRVFLAEKWLVARLHYGHVDPREAGVGNIVNCGAAMYMAPVGIANAGDPEGAYAEALDVAGAHQSSYGREAAGVFAAAVAAAMVPGATAGSAVEAALKLAKDGTRRAVEAVAEAADGLTDWEEAIPVLRKAIEPYDTVGPNYRELSMDARRPSRTKAIEELPVALGFVLVSEGDVRRAVLGGTNYGRDADSIASMAGAVTGALQGQAGVPAEWAEPIAEASKTDLVAPGLVMASVARDIRAADAERWARRTAVLDALV comes from the coding sequence ATGCCTGAGGCAACAAGAACGGGGCTGGAAGACAAGGCAGTAGGAGTCCTCGTCGGCTCCGCGGTCGGTGACGCGATCGGCGGCGCCGTCGAGGGCTGGACCCCAGAGGCGATCCGGGAGCGGCACGGCGGCCGGGTGACCGGCATCGTCGGCCCGTGGTTCGGCGACGACTGGCGCACCGCGCGCCCGATCGCGCCGTACCACAAGGGCGACGGGCACATCACCGACGACACCTTGATGACGCACGCGCTGGTCGAGGTGTACGACGAACGCCGGACGCACCTGGACGCCTACGCGGTCGCCGAGTCGCTGGTGCCGAAGATGATCGACGGCACCCGGTGGGTGCCCGAGCTCGAGGCGGACGCGTTGCTGCTGCAGCGCGTCTTCCTCGCCGAGAAGTGGCTGGTCGCCCGGCTGCACTACGGACACGTCGACCCGCGCGAGGCCGGCGTCGGCAACATCGTGAACTGCGGCGCGGCGATGTACATGGCGCCGGTCGGGATCGCCAACGCGGGCGATCCCGAGGGCGCGTACGCCGAGGCGCTCGACGTCGCCGGTGCGCACCAGTCGAGCTACGGGCGGGAGGCGGCCGGCGTGTTCGCGGCCGCCGTCGCCGCGGCGATGGTGCCGGGGGCGACGGCCGGCTCCGCGGTCGAGGCGGCACTGAAGCTCGCCAAGGACGGCACTCGGAGGGCCGTCGAGGCGGTGGCCGAGGCGGCCGACGGCCTGACCGACTGGGAGGAGGCGATCCCGGTCCTGCGGAAGGCGATCGAGCCCTACGACACCGTCGGGCCGAACTACCGCGAGCTGTCGATGGACGCGCGCCGCCCGAGCCGCACCAAGGCGATCGAGGAACTCCCGGTCGCGCTCGGCTTCGTCCTGGTCTCCGAGGGCGACGTACGGCGGGCCGTCCTGGGCGGCACGAACTACGGGCGCGACGCGGACTCGATCGCCTCGATGGCGGGCGCTGTCACGGGCGCGCTGCAAGGGCAGGCCGGCGTACCGGCGGAGTGGGCGGAACCGATCGCCGAGGCGAGCAAGACCGATCTGGTCGCGCCGGGTCTGGTCATGGCGTCGGTGGCGCGGGACATCCGGGCGGCCGACGCCGAGCGGTGGGCCCGGCGGACGGCCGTGTTGGACGCGCTGGTCTGA